The proteins below come from a single Mangifera indica cultivar Alphonso chromosome 16, CATAS_Mindica_2.1, whole genome shotgun sequence genomic window:
- the LOC123198961 gene encoding pentatricopeptide repeat-containing protein PPR5 homolog, chloroplastic-like, whose amino-acid sequence MGKKGQTRMAMWLFSEMRNSGCRPDTSLYNALITAHLHTRDKGKALAKALGYFEKMKGMERCQPSIVTYNILLRAFAQARNVAQVNALFKELDESFLSPDIYTYNGVMDAYGKNGMIREMEDILSRMKRAQCKPDIITFNLLIDSYGKKQAFDKIEQVFKSLWHSRENPTLPTFNSMIINYGKARLRGKAEDIFLKMADMKYKPSFITYESLITMYGYCDCVSRAREILDELIKSGKGIKVSTLKAMLDVYCMNSLPVQADALFDNLHDLKVTPDLSTYRLLYKAYTKVNMKDLVQKLLKRWREMV is encoded by the coding sequence ATGGGAAAGAAAGGCCAAACTAGGATGGCTATGTGGCTCTTTTCTGAGATGCGTAATAGTGGGTGCCGACCTGACACTTCTCTTTATAATGCTCTAATTACTGCCCACCTCCACACTCGGGATAAAGGAAAGGCATTAGCCAAAGCGCTTGGTTATTTTGAGAAGATGAAGGGAATGGAACGTTGTCAACCCAGCATTGTGAcatataatattcttttgagAGCTTTTGCTCAAGCCCGAAATGTTGCTCAAGTTAATGCTTTGTTCAAAGAACTTGATGAAAGTTTTCTTTCTCCCGATATTTATACTTACAATGGTGTGATGGATGCATATGGGAAAAATGGGATGATCAGAGAAATGGAAGATATACTTTCCCGCATGAAACGTGCTCAGTGTAAGCCAGatattattacatttaatttgCTGATTGATTCATATGGGAAGAAGCAAGCTTTTGACAAGATAGAACAAGTGTTTAAGAGCTTGTGGCACTCCAGGGAGAATCCAACACTGCCaacatttaattcaatgatCATTAACTATGGGAAAGCAAGACTTCGAGGGAAAGCTGAGGACATTTTCCTAAAGATGGCTGATATGAAGTACAAGCCAAGCTTCATAACATATGAGAGTCTTATTACAATGTATGGATATTGTGACTGTGTTTCTAGGGCCAGAGAAATATTGGATGAGCTCATCAAGTCAGGGAAGGGGATAAAAGTTTCAACACTGAAAGCCATGCTTGATGTTTACTGCATGAACAGTTTGCCTGTGCAAGCAGATGCACTTTTTGACAACCTGCACGATTTGAAGGTGACTCCAGATTTGTCAACATATAGACTTCTTTACAAAGCCTACACCAAAGTCAATATGAAAGATCTAGTACAAAAATTGCTAAAGCGGTGGAGAGAGATGGTATAG